In Labrus mixtus chromosome 11, fLabMix1.1, whole genome shotgun sequence, a single window of DNA contains:
- the LOC132983189 gene encoding cytochrome P450 11B, mitochondrial, giving the protein MESMVRVKKSMRTPMRKLTSCVSGVKERRLCASHRNKRGRGGGGRCNRLRRRSPPLQKAHYKDSTVIRSYQTDLEKERRLREEMNAQKNAERAAMRAHFRSKYKLSEDSKDKNHLRSVGGKVSLSHKLSKIIHPETKTKDNSFNLLKSFQGLSLSKASLTGRKHSKTSTPTPAVGDACKVIQQRGQQHHQGCQNSVWIMRSMFIRVTVCFKAQGACGSRNLCGVGLQRSFCMTAAGTVLGGKSEGRKASPSAGVIQRSVDGLVRSFEEIPHTGRSGWINLVKFWRENRFQQLHKHMEKTFIALGPIYREHLGTHSSVNIMLPSDISELFRFEGLHPRRMTLQPWATHRETRNHSKGVFLKNGEEWRSDRLLLNKEVMMTASVKRFLPLLDEVASDFCRMLQARVERDGRGEKGTRSLTMDPSPDLFRFALEASCHVIYGERIGLFSSSPSMESQKFIWAVERMLATTPPLLYLPPRLLHRIGAPLWTQHANAWDHIFSHAEARIKRGFQKLSSTQRKGSEAGAVEGQYTGVLGQLLEKGQLSSDLIKANITELMAGGVDTTAVPLQFALFELGRNPEVQEMVRQEVRASWSQAGGDPQKALQGAPLLKGTIKEILRLYPVGTTVQRYPIKDIVLQNYHIPAGTMVQACLYPMGRSSEVFEDPLRFNPGRWGSSRGEGQSVEGAGFRSLAFGFGARQCVGRRIAENEMQLLLMHILLSFHLSVSSSEDIKTTCTLILQPETPPMITFRKL; this is encoded by the exons ATGGAGTCCATGGTGAGGGTAAAGAAGTCAATGAGGACGCCTATGAGGAAGCTGACCAGCTGTGTGTCAggggtgaaggagaggaggttgTGTGCTAGCCACAGGAACAAGAGGGGCAGAGGTGGGGGAGGAAGATGCAACAGGTTGAGGAGGAGGTCCCCTCCTCTGCAAAAAGCTCACTACAAAGACTCGACAGTCATCCGATCGTACCAGACAGACCTGGAGAAGGAGAG AAGGCTGAGGGAAGAAATGAATGCTCAGAAGAATGCAGAGAGAGCAGCTATGAGAGCTCACTTCAGGAGTAAATACAAACTGTCTGAG GACTCCAAGGACAAAAACCACCTGCGGTCTGTTGGAGGGAAAGTTTCCCTCTCCCACAAGCTGTCGAAGATAATTCACCCTGAAACCAAAACCAAGGACAACAGCTTCAACCTGCTGAAGTCTTTTCAAGGCCTCAGCTTGAGCAAAGCATCGCTCACAGGGAGGAAACACAGCAAGACCTCCACTCCTACTCCTGCGGTTGGGGATGCTTGTAAAGTCAT CCAACAGCGAGGACAACAACATCACCAGGGGTGTCAAAACTCAGTTTGGATCATGAGGAGCATGTTCATCAGAGTGACTGTGTGTTTCAAAGCGCAGGGCGCATGTGGGTCCAGGAATCTTTGTGGTGTCGGTCTACAAAGATCCTTTTGTATGACCGCAGCAGGTACGGTGTTGGGTGGAAAGTCAGAGGGCAGAAAAGCATCACCCAGTGCCGGAGTGATTCAGAGAAGCGTGGATGGACTGGTGAGGAGCTTTGAGGAGATCCCTCACACGGGGCGGAGCGGCTGGATCAACCTGGTGAAGTTCTGGAGGGAGAATCGTTTCCAGCAGCTCCACAAGCACATGGAGAAGACCTTCATTGCACTCGGCCCCATTTACAG GGAGCACCTGGGCACCCACAGCAGTGTGAACATCATGTTGCCGTCTGACATCAGTGAACTATTTCGCTTCGAGGGCCTGCACCCCCGGCGCATGACCCTGCAGCCCTGGGCGACACACCGAGAAACACGAAATCACAGCAAGGGAGTCTTTCTCAA GAACGGCGAGGAATGGCGATCTGACCGTCTACTGCTCAACAAAGAGGTGATGATGACTGCATCCGTGAAGCGCTTTCTCCCCCTGCTTGATGAGGTGGCGAGTGATTTCTGTCGAATGCTGCAGGCGAGAGTGGAGAGGGACGGGAGGGGCGAGAAGGGGACACGCAGCCTCACCATGGATCCCAGTCCTGACCTTTTCCGCTTTGCATTGGAAG ccaGTTGTCATGTGATCTATGGGGAGCGTATTGGcctcttctcctcgtctccctcAATGGAGTCTCAGAAGTTTATATGGGCTGTGGAGCGAATGCTGGCAaccacccctcctctcctctacctGCCCCCTCGCCTGTTGCACCGCATCGGCGCTCCCCTGTGGACACAGCATGCCAATGCATGGGACCACATCTTCAGCCATG CGGAGGCAAGGATCAAGAGGGGGTTCCAGAAGCTGTCATCCACCCAGAGGAAAGGGTCTGAGGCTGGGGCAGTTGAAGGACAGTACACGGGGGTCCTGGGACAACTCCTGGAGAAAGGGCAGCTGTCTTCAGACCTCATCAAAGCCAACATCACTGAATTGATGGCCGGAGGGGTTGACACG acagctgtGCCCCTGCAGTTTGCTCTGTTTGAGCTCGGTCGTAACCCAGAGGTGCAGGAGATGGTGAGGCAGGAGGTGAGGGCGTCATGGTCCCAGGCCGGGGGTGATCCTCAGAAAGCTCTGCAGGGGGCACCTTTACTGAAGGGCACAATCAAAGAGATTCTCAG GTTGTATCCGGTGGGAACCACAGTGCAGCGTTATCCTATCAAAGATATCGTACTTCAAAACTACCACATACCTGCCGGG ACGATGGTCCAGGCCTGTCTTTACCCCATGGGAAGGAGTTCAGAGGTCTTTGAGGATCCACTGCGCTTCAACCCCGGCCGATGGGGCAGCAGCAGAGGGGAGGGCCAGAGCGTGGAGGGGGCAGGGTTTCGCTCTCTAGCGTTTGGGTTTGGGGCGAGGCAATGTGTTGGACGGAGGATTGCTGAGAATGAGATGCAGCTCTTGCTAATGCAT ATCCTGCTGAGCTTCCATCTCAGCGTGTCGTCCTCCGAGGACATCAAAACCACATGCACCCTCATCCTCCAGCCTGAGACTCCGCCAATGATCACGTTCAGAAAGctctga
- the clk2b gene encoding dual specificity protein kinase CLK2b isoform X2 — translation MGKTELYSLYKAFLDCVCLCLPQSSDEAEGDNERDTESGHLIYRSGDVLEDRYEIVDTLGEGTFGKVVKCLDHGRGRSNVALKIIKNLEKYKEAAKLEINVLEKITERDPENKHHCVQMLDWFNYYGHVCISFELLSLSTFDFQKANNFLPYPINHIRHMARQICHAVSFLHDNKLTHTDLKPENILFVNSDFSIIYNSEKCNERRVNDTSVRLVDFGSATFDHEHHSTVISTRHYRAPEVVLELGWSHPCDVWSIGCILFEYYKGFTLYQTHDNKEHLAMMESILGPIPRRMIQRSRKQKYFHRGRLDWNECSNAGRYVKAKCKPLTKYLLSHGTEHHQLFNLLERMMEYEPSIRISLPSVLCHPFFLNPGRTQVWRNSCDMSR, via the exons ATGGGAAAGACGGAGCTGTACTCTCTCTATAAAGCCTTTCTGGACTGTGTTTGCCTCTGCCTCCCT CAAAGCAGCGATGAGGCAGAAGGTGATAATGAGAGGGACACTGAGAGCGGCCACCTGATCTACAGAAGTGGGGACGTCCTGGAGGACAGAT ATGAAATAGTCGACACTCTTGGGGAGGGAACTTTTGGGAAGGTGGTAAAATGTTTGGACCACGGCAG AGGACGAAGCAATGTTGCTCTGAAGATCATAAAGAACTTAGAGAAATACAAAGAAGCAGCCAAACTTGAAATCAACGTGCTGGAGAAGATCACTGAGAGAGatccagaaaacaaaca TCACTGTGTGCAGATGCTTGACTGGTTTAACTACTACGGCCATGTATGCATCTCTTTTGAGCTGCTGTCTCTCAGCACCTTTGACTTCCAGAAAGCCAACAACTTCCTGCCTTATCCCATTAACCACATCCGACACATGGCCCGTCAGATCTGCCACGCTGTCAGCT ttctccatgacaacaagcTGACTCACACGGACCTGAAACCTGAGAACATCCTCTTTGTCAACTCAGATTTCTCCATCATATACAACTCTGAGAAG TGTAATGAGAGGAGAGTTAACGACACCTCCGTGCGGCTTGTTGACTTTGGCAGCGCCACCTTTGACCATGAGCACCACTCTACCGTCATCTCAACACGACACTACCGAGCTCCAGAGGTCGTACTGG AGTTGGGTTGGAGTCATCCTTGTGATGTGTGGAGTATCGGCTGCATCCTTTTTGAATACTACAAAGGCTTCACACTATATCAG ACTCATGACAATAAGGAGCATCTTGCTATGATGGAGAGTATACTGGGACCAATACCTCGGAGAATGATACAAAGGAGCAG AAAGCAGAAGTATTTCCACCGGGGGCGTCTTGACTGGAATGAGTGCTCCAACGCCGGTCGTTATGTGAAAGCAAAGTGCAAACCATTAACG aagTACTTATTATCACATGGGACTGAGCACCACCAGTTGTTTAATCTCTTAGAGAGGATGATGGAGTATGAACCGTCAATACGCATCTCTCTTCCCTCTGTGCTGTGTCATCCCTTCTTCCTTAATCCAGGGAGGACTCAGGTCTGGAGAAACAGCTGTGACATGAGCAGATGA
- the clk2b gene encoding dual specificity protein kinase CLK2b isoform X1 — protein sequence MGKTELYSLYKAFLDCVCLCLPQSSDEAEGDNERDTESGHLIYRSGDVLEDRYEIVDTLGEGTFGKVVKCLDHGRGRSNVALKIIKNLEKYKEAAKLEINVLEKITERDPENKHHCVQMLDWFNYYGHVCISFELLSLSTFDFQKANNFLPYPINHIRHMARQICHAVSFLHDNKLTHTDLKPENILFVNSDFSIIYNSEKKCNERRVNDTSVRLVDFGSATFDHEHHSTVISTRHYRAPEVVLELGWSHPCDVWSIGCILFEYYKGFTLYQTHDNKEHLAMMESILGPIPRRMIQRSRKQKYFHRGRLDWNECSNAGRYVKAKCKPLTKYLLSHGTEHHQLFNLLERMMEYEPSIRISLPSVLCHPFFLNPGRTQVWRNSCDMSR from the exons ATGGGAAAGACGGAGCTGTACTCTCTCTATAAAGCCTTTCTGGACTGTGTTTGCCTCTGCCTCCCT CAAAGCAGCGATGAGGCAGAAGGTGATAATGAGAGGGACACTGAGAGCGGCCACCTGATCTACAGAAGTGGGGACGTCCTGGAGGACAGAT ATGAAATAGTCGACACTCTTGGGGAGGGAACTTTTGGGAAGGTGGTAAAATGTTTGGACCACGGCAG AGGACGAAGCAATGTTGCTCTGAAGATCATAAAGAACTTAGAGAAATACAAAGAAGCAGCCAAACTTGAAATCAACGTGCTGGAGAAGATCACTGAGAGAGatccagaaaacaaaca TCACTGTGTGCAGATGCTTGACTGGTTTAACTACTACGGCCATGTATGCATCTCTTTTGAGCTGCTGTCTCTCAGCACCTTTGACTTCCAGAAAGCCAACAACTTCCTGCCTTATCCCATTAACCACATCCGACACATGGCCCGTCAGATCTGCCACGCTGTCAGCT ttctccatgacaacaagcTGACTCACACGGACCTGAAACCTGAGAACATCCTCTTTGTCAACTCAGATTTCTCCATCATATACAACTCTGAGAAG AAGTGTAATGAGAGGAGAGTTAACGACACCTCCGTGCGGCTTGTTGACTTTGGCAGCGCCACCTTTGACCATGAGCACCACTCTACCGTCATCTCAACACGACACTACCGAGCTCCAGAGGTCGTACTGG AGTTGGGTTGGAGTCATCCTTGTGATGTGTGGAGTATCGGCTGCATCCTTTTTGAATACTACAAAGGCTTCACACTATATCAG ACTCATGACAATAAGGAGCATCTTGCTATGATGGAGAGTATACTGGGACCAATACCTCGGAGAATGATACAAAGGAGCAG AAAGCAGAAGTATTTCCACCGGGGGCGTCTTGACTGGAATGAGTGCTCCAACGCCGGTCGTTATGTGAAAGCAAAGTGCAAACCATTAACG aagTACTTATTATCACATGGGACTGAGCACCACCAGTTGTTTAATCTCTTAGAGAGGATGATGGAGTATGAACCGTCAATACGCATCTCTCTTCCCTCTGTGCTGTGTCATCCCTTCTTCCTTAATCCAGGGAGGACTCAGGTCTGGAGAAACAGCTGTGACATGAGCAGATGA